A window from Spiroplasma endosymbiont of Aspidapion aeneum encodes these proteins:
- a CDS encoding 3'-5' exoribonuclease YhaM family protein, translating to MISIKDINQDIKTVQILVRCDKVLSNISNNGSSYMAIHLVDPTGRIEARLWNSSKSDEGAFIVDNLYLVEGNVVIYKNILQLKINNYKVVSNDELKNFGIKEDDFFHKANIDIEKEYKFIIDLVSKFKNKTYSIITLELLKNNENKYKTYPAAMTIHHNVIGGLLWHSVSLLKAAIALQPVYEYCDVDWELVYAGTILHDIGKVIEMNSKRATNYTLAGKLMGHISIGNALVEEMAKKFQFNLSSESYEDVIRLQHVILSSHGKYEFGSPVEPQLLEAIIVSSLDLLDSSINHIDSELKKIDIGNFTQRIIYQNNRMFFSHYKKNK from the coding sequence ATGATAAGCATAAAAGATATTAATCAAGATATAAAAACAGTACAAATATTAGTTAGATGTGACAAAGTTTTATCAAATATATCAAATAATGGTTCAAGCTATATGGCTATTCATCTTGTTGACCCCACAGGGAGGATTGAAGCCAGATTATGGAATTCATCCAAGAGCGATGAGGGTGCTTTTATAGTTGACAATCTCTATTTAGTTGAAGGGAACGTTGTCATATATAAAAATATTTTACAACTTAAGATAAATAACTATAAAGTGGTTAGTAATGATGAGTTAAAAAACTTTGGTATTAAAGAAGACGATTTTTTTCATAAAGCAAATATTGATATAGAAAAGGAATATAAATTTATAATTGATTTAGTTTCTAAGTTTAAAAATAAGACATATTCAATCATAACATTAGAATTATTGAAAAATAATGAAAATAAATATAAGACATATCCGGCGGCAATGACAATTCATCATAATGTAATAGGTGGTTTATTATGACATTCTGTTAGCTTGTTAAAAGCTGCAATTGCCCTACAACCTGTCTATGAATATTGTGATGTTGACTGAGAATTAGTTTATGCTGGAACAATTTTACATGATATTGGTAAAGTAATTGAGATGAATAGCAAAAGAGCAACTAATTACACATTAGCTGGTAAATTAATGGGTCATATTTCGATTGGAAATGCTCTTGTTGAGGAAATGGCAAAAAAATTCCAATTTAATCTATCTAGCGAGTCATATGAGGATGTTATTCGCTTACAACACGTTATTCTTTCTAGCCACGGTAAATATGAATTTGGGTCGCCAGTTGAACCACAATTATTAGAAGCAATTATAGTTTCATCACTTGATCTTTTAGATTCAAGTATTAATCATATTGATTCAGAATTAAAAAAAATAGATATTGGTAATTTTACACAAAGAATTATTTACCAAAATAATAGAATGTTTTTCTCTCATTATAAAAAAAATAAATAG
- a CDS encoding HIT domain-containing protein — MNDCLFCNIINKQMPANIIYEDEWTMALLDISPVTVGHTLVIPKKHSNDLISTDEDMLTRVSHTRKRVALLLKNKLKPKGFNFTSNNGSEAFQVVFHYHEHIIPKYEKELGLIYKLNKDGTEKKPLTEVLKIITK, encoded by the coding sequence ATGAATGATTGTTTGTTTTGCAATATTATAAATAAACAAATGCCCGCAAATATAATTTATGAAGATGAATGAACAATGGCACTATTGGATATTTCGCCAGTTACTGTTGGCCACACATTAGTTATCCCAAAAAAACATTCAAATGATCTAATATCTACAGATGAAGACATGTTAACAAGAGTTTCACACACAAGAAAAAGGGTGGCATTATTATTAAAAAATAAGTTAAAACCAAAAGGATTTAACTTTACATCAAACAATGGCAGTGAAGCCTTCCAAGTAGTATTTCATTATCACGAACATATTATTCCAAAATATGAAAAAGAATTGGGTTTAATATATAAACTTAATAAGGATGGAACTGAAAAAAAACCTCTTACTGAGGTTCTTAAAATTATTACTAAATAG
- a CDS encoding lipoprotein yields MKKLLSILGAFTIGSSLAATVVSCNARIDDDSIQYNKTLIKSIIAKILGPDYDEAWFDFGDMAKSGVEAQLVSMINEASSLQYAYESTNSINKDLGLSKYSNVKSFNSSIWQNKLDTVLEDKLFTEYTSSITSDNRLDYTKIADLYTLNMHTKEDVNNTSGGKIDLKFDNNNYYSIYYKKTGSNSALKKWSFFHENGDTSNTETNLPTLEELTAEFKSKDEYKFYLVSNEKEKLKGVNKIVPNDTAGQITSKTAVRLRFQDYFNNSIKASAWENALTLAYGDSTMYNIRKVNNSYQPFINSASPLFNMAQSWKTSKTSKLTTNVKLVWTIKYKAQWDEEVNKRLTELKNNNIINDDGTLNDKGSIQDIINAINDKDKKKIEIDPDSLSYDPYMGLQGYKGMTIYNGTTAIGTSPIANEKYETNIENYNSRGGIVKYNPYYWYTPNGSDNNYHEIVLALPIYTIQLLQDYKLTGSNDDSVALNLGPTASNSNGYNDVWNYDINTELHSNDVTSMDSTIKNSILNDIQYLICQDSSITSLAKSVIYSKYIDPDDIYYSGLYDEIGKYIKSGEDN; encoded by the coding sequence ATGAAAAAATTATTAAGTATATTGGGAGCTTTTACAATAGGTTCATCATTGGCGGCTACTGTAGTTTCTTGTAATGCAAGGATAGATGATGATTCTATTCAATATAATAAAACTTTAATAAAATCTATTATTGCAAAGATTTTGGGCCCTGATTATGATGAAGCTTGATTTGACTTTGGCGATATGGCAAAATCTGGAGTTGAGGCACAATTGGTAAGTATGATAAATGAGGCATCAAGTCTTCAATACGCTTATGAATCAACTAACTCAATTAACAAAGATTTAGGATTGTCTAAGTATAGTAATGTCAAAAGCTTTAACTCATCAATTTGGCAAAACAAATTAGATACTGTACTAGAAGACAAATTATTTACAGAATATACATCATCAATAACATCTGATAATAGATTAGATTATACAAAAATTGCAGATTTATACACCCTAAATATGCATACAAAAGAAGATGTAAATAATACCTCTGGGGGAAAAATTGATTTAAAATTTGATAATAACAATTACTATTCAATTTATTATAAAAAAACTGGCAGTAATAGTGCTCTAAAAAAATGGAGTTTTTTTCATGAAAATGGTGATACAAGTAATACTGAAACTAATTTACCAACGTTGGAAGAGCTTACTGCAGAATTTAAGTCAAAAGATGAATATAAATTTTATCTCGTTTCAAATGAGAAGGAAAAATTAAAAGGTGTTAATAAAATTGTTCCAAATGATACCGCGGGACAAATAACATCAAAAACAGCTGTTAGATTAAGATTTCAAGATTATTTTAATAACTCTATTAAAGCAAGTGCTTGGGAAAACGCCCTTACTTTAGCTTATGGTGATTCAACCATGTACAACATAAGAAAAGTTAATAACTCATATCAACCTTTTATTAATAGTGCTTCACCGTTATTTAACATGGCACAATCATGAAAAACTTCTAAAACTTCTAAATTAACTACTAATGTTAAATTAGTTTGAACGATTAAATATAAAGCACAATGAGATGAAGAGGTTAATAAACGATTAACAGAATTAAAAAATAATAATATAATTAATGACGATGGTACTCTTAATGATAAAGGATCAATACAAGATATCATCAATGCTATTAATGATAAAGATAAAAAGAAAATCGAAATAGACCCGGATTCACTATCTTATGACCCATATATGGGACTTCAAGGTTATAAGGGGATGACAATATATAATGGAACAACAGCTATTGGAACAAGCCCAATAGCTAATGAAAAGTATGAGACAAATATCGAAAATTATAATTCTCGCGGTGGAATTGTAAAATATAACCCTTATTACTGATATACCCCAAATGGGTCAGATAATAACTATCATGAAATTGTGCTTGCATTACCTATATATACTATTCAATTGTTACAGGACTATAAACTTACAGGGAGCAACGATGACTCAGTTGCACTAAATTTAGGTCCAACAGCATCAAATAGCAATGGATACAATGATGTATGAAATTATGACATAAACACAGAACTCCATTCTAATGATGTAACATCAATGGATTCTACAATAAAAAATTCAATATTAAATGATATTCAATATTTAATTTGTCAGGATAGCTCAATTACATCATTGGCAAAATCTGTTATTTACTCAAAATATATTGACCCAGATGATATTTATTATTCAGGATTATACGATGAAATTGGAAAATATATTAAAAGTGGGGAAGATAATTAA
- a CDS encoding Vmc-like lipoprotein signal peptide domain-containing protein, which produces MKKLIALLSSLSLISTSATITVSCNKYEQTSSDGDSILVNFLEQIGENGISTITASDVLYKLVSESNSASRQTFVNDFTNLLDISFLSGSKDGGSLSKLYNNEDSPYYSSTLIKSMQQAFSNINSSADSQIERERATYKSDYGWRWSGKWRDYLAGKFPLYQSKSKNADVGFLEKKYKASLMLTSADYSASSTLQKFLLNTDQFGVTWVEKDEVRTKLQSFAIATNQDSWVSDNKQAATQIWNSQYSYLEGPDKWVNESSTDVTAENIKAKFINSDDNSIKIDQIISAVPSDVSQFTSSDSIYRTGYLSNTQKYFAEKWYETKAPLATSFIKFPFATNASFDKGISKDSFSGLNDIEAKEINKFLSDAFVTPKTKVMNKDEAEKSNEDVDKNWKTLMSNSADISKKYTDATATINSTLLTLSNSADYEQDVRSAIYDYVFKKNHNETTSSNNQEIDLSSSGVDDGLKAQSASDELYSKVLMKIDRSKDGNMYASIKGAPGYIAIITSNGLIIYHIDGYDQLLASVIASDKSEKKSKYIDTTKEKIDTDTLKELQAFKKFSDMNDLEKVTNIQVNKINPDDKTSTYNLLNGSISNQYLKWLLNNSLLSSTAGSATKFDIMKTVKTWANQTDKPSTTGEYEWTTYIIDYFKNIIVDSTTKTTYSNADFIGKFIVFSAEDKSTKTKELSKNLGDWYANALDSIDSVIASNSSQSFTKAYNTWKKTLNEKTDDAYPKGVLNQDSFKDSELPPIVGSIWWMPTKNN; this is translated from the coding sequence GTGAAAAAATTAATTGCATTGCTAAGTTCCCTTTCATTAATTAGTACTAGCGCAACAATTACTGTATCATGTAATAAATATGAACAGACAAGTTCAGATGGAGATTCTATATTAGTAAACTTTCTTGAACAAATTGGCGAGAACGGAATATCAACAATTACAGCATCTGATGTTTTGTATAAACTGGTAAGTGAGTCTAATTCAGCTAGTCGCCAAACATTTGTCAATGACTTTACAAATTTATTGGACATTTCATTCTTATCTGGAAGTAAGGATGGAGGTTCTTTATCTAAACTCTATAATAATGAAGATTCTCCATATTATAGTTCAACATTAATAAAAAGTATGCAACAAGCTTTTTCAAATATCAATAGCTCAGCTGATTCACAAATTGAGAGAGAAAGAGCAACATATAAATCTGATTATGGATGAAGATGAAGCGGAAAATGAAGAGATTATTTAGCTGGAAAATTCCCTCTTTATCAATCTAAATCAAAAAATGCTGACGTTGGATTTTTAGAAAAAAAATATAAGGCAAGCTTAATGCTAACATCCGCTGATTATTCAGCATCATCAACTCTACAAAAATTCTTGTTAAATACTGATCAATTTGGTGTTACTTGAGTTGAAAAAGATGAAGTAAGAACAAAACTACAAAGTTTTGCAATTGCAACAAATCAAGATTCCTGAGTTAGTGACAACAAACAAGCTGCTACTCAAATATGAAATTCACAATATTCATATTTAGAAGGCCCAGATAAATGAGTTAATGAAAGTTCTACCGATGTTACAGCTGAAAATATTAAGGCAAAGTTTATTAATAGTGATGACAATAGTATAAAGATAGATCAAATTATAAGTGCCGTGCCATCTGATGTAAGTCAGTTTACTTCATCAGACTCTATATATAGAACCGGTTATTTGTCTAATACACAAAAATACTTTGCAGAAAAATGATATGAAACAAAAGCACCTCTTGCAACAAGTTTTATTAAATTCCCATTTGCAACTAATGCTTCATTTGATAAAGGCATATCTAAGGATAGTTTTTCCGGACTAAATGATATTGAAGCTAAAGAGATTAATAAATTCTTAAGTGACGCATTTGTTACACCAAAGACAAAAGTGATGAATAAAGATGAAGCGGAAAAATCTAATGAAGATGTAGATAAAAATTGAAAAACTCTTATGTCAAATTCTGCCGATATATCAAAAAAATATACAGATGCAACAGCAACTATTAATTCAACATTATTAACATTGTCAAATTCTGCTGACTATGAACAAGACGTTAGAAGCGCTATATATGATTATGTGTTTAAAAAAAATCATAATGAAACAACATCTTCTAATAATCAAGAAATTGATTTAAGCTCGAGTGGAGTGGATGATGGTCTAAAAGCACAATCTGCATCTGATGAATTGTATAGCAAAGTTCTTATGAAAATAGATCGTAGTAAGGATGGTAATATGTATGCATCAATTAAGGGTGCACCAGGATATATTGCCATTATTACATCTAATGGTCTAATTATATATCACATTGATGGCTATGACCAATTACTAGCTTCAGTTATTGCTAGTGACAAATCTGAGAAGAAATCAAAATATATCGATACCACGAAGGAAAAAATTGATACAGACACTTTAAAGGAGTTGCAAGCATTTAAAAAGTTTTCAGATATGAACGATTTAGAAAAAGTTACAAATATTCAGGTTAATAAAATTAACCCAGATGATAAAACAAGCACTTACAACCTACTAAATGGCAGTATTTCTAACCAATATTTAAAATGATTATTGAATAATTCATTATTATCTTCTACAGCCGGTTCTGCTACAAAATTCGATATTATGAAAACTGTGAAAACATGAGCAAATCAAACTGATAAACCATCTACAACAGGTGAATACGAATGAACAACCTATATAATTGACTACTTTAAAAATATAATTGTAGACTCAACAACTAAAACAACTTATTCTAATGCGGACTTTATTGGTAAGTTTATTGTTTTCTCTGCTGAAGATAAATCTACTAAAACAAAGGAATTATCAAAAAATCTTGGAGATTGATATGCTAATGCATTAGATAGTATTGATAGTGTTATTGCCTCTAATTCTTCTCAAAGTTTTACAAAAGCATATAACACATGAAAAAAGACGCTAAATGAAAAAACAGATGACGCCTACCCAAAAGGTGTATTAAATCAAGATTCATTTAAAGATAGTGAGCTTCCACCAATAGTTGGTTCTATCTGGTGAATGCCAACAAAAAATAATTAA
- the sufC gene encoding Fe-S cluster assembly ATPase SufC: MNKLQIKDLWVDIDEKSILKGINLEIISGETHALMGPNGNGKSTLLMTIMGNSKYIVKKGDIILNGKSILKLSVDERARLGIFLAMQNPAVIPGVTNLEFLRTIKNTREGKMVNFKDFSVQIRENMKELDFDMSMMKRYVNDGFSGGEKKKNEILQQKVLKPIFSLIDEIDSGLDVDALNLVSDNLNAESNKDAGMLVVSHYDRFFQKVTPTHCHVIIDGKIIKSGGFEIVDKINKQGYAWIKDQK, from the coding sequence ATGAATAAATTACAAATTAAAGACCTATGAGTTGATATTGATGAAAAGAGTATATTAAAGGGGATAAACCTAGAAATAATTTCTGGAGAAACTCACGCGTTAATGGGTCCTAATGGTAATGGTAAGTCAACACTATTAATGACAATTATGGGAAATTCTAAATATATAGTTAAAAAAGGGGACATTATTTTAAATGGTAAGTCAATTTTAAAACTATCTGTTGACGAAAGAGCAAGATTGGGGATTTTTTTAGCTATGCAAAACCCAGCTGTGATTCCTGGTGTAACCAATCTTGAGTTTCTAAGAACAATAAAAAACACACGAGAAGGGAAAATGGTTAATTTTAAAGACTTCTCTGTACAAATCAGAGAAAATATGAAAGAATTGGACTTTGATATGTCAATGATGAAAAGATATGTCAATGACGGTTTTTCAGGTGGTGAAAAAAAGAAAAATGAAATATTACAGCAAAAAGTATTAAAACCTATTTTTAGTTTAATCGATGAAATTGACTCTGGTTTAGATGTTGATGCTTTAAATTTGGTTAGTGACAATTTGAATGCAGAATCTAATAAGGATGCTGGTATGTTGGTTGTTTCACATTATGATCGTTTTTTTCAAAAGGTTACACCTACCCACTGTCATGTTATAATTGATGGAAAAATAATAAAATCTGGTGGTTTTGAAATTGTTGATAAGATTAATAAACAAGGCTATGCATGAATTAAGGACCAAAAATAA
- a CDS encoding SufD family Fe-S cluster assembly protein, protein MENIYKNIFIKDNMPPNYEIDDLTNIVILISNPTYDWNIKVKPNARTRIFLIYLSGYDNKTQNKAKIKIDCCENSHLEFRLANLSKRNLEDTYIVNLNGKNANLDYYSACFLNNDTINRTNIQINHIYEETFSKIKAYYVLKNKSDGFIRCSSNLIKGAARSVASQELRLVVLDPLAKANSDPVLLINENDIVASHANAIGMLDQDIIFYMESRGLHKLDAEKLIVKGYFLPIIMELEEYGFEISKDIEKKLLEMI, encoded by the coding sequence ATGGAAAATATTTATAAAAATATTTTTATTAAAGATAATATGCCGCCTAATTATGAAATAGATGATCTAACAAATATTGTTATATTAATTTCAAACCCAACTTACGATTGAAACATTAAAGTAAAACCAAATGCTAGAACAAGAATTTTTTTAATTTACCTTTCAGGGTATGATAACAAAACACAGAACAAGGCTAAAATCAAAATTGATTGTTGCGAAAATTCACATTTGGAATTTAGATTGGCAAATTTAAGTAAAAGAAATCTTGAAGATACTTACATAGTAAATCTTAACGGGAAAAATGCAAATCTTGATTATTATTCTGCATGTTTTTTGAATAACGATACTATCAATAGAACAAATATTCAAATTAATCATATTTATGAAGAGACATTTTCAAAAATTAAGGCTTACTATGTTCTTAAGAATAAGAGTGATGGTTTTATTAGGTGTAGTTCAAACCTAATAAAAGGTGCTGCCAGGTCGGTTGCGTCTCAAGAATTAAGATTAGTTGTTTTGGACCCACTAGCAAAAGCAAATTCTGATCCAGTTCTTTTAATAAATGAAAATGATATCGTTGCAAGCCACGCAAATGCTATAGGAATGCTTGACCAAGACATAATATTTTACATGGAATCTAGAGGCTTACACAAGCTTGATGCAGAAAAACTAATTGTTAAGGGTTATTTTTTACCAATTATAATGGAACTGGAAGAATATGGATTTGAGATATCAAAAGATATTGAAAAAAAATTATTGGAGATGATCTAA
- a CDS encoding aminotransferase class V-fold PLP-dependent enzyme, which produces MKKNIREYFSFFNENPNSIYLDSAATGLKLKSVCDKEYFFNKRVNSSSHSIHHTNGLIAMEGINKTRKMVKEFINADLNNEIIFTSGATFGLNTVIFGICERLEPGDEICTTLLEHSSLIIPLLKSKNKYNLKLNYFELNDKGMIDIEKIHMYINMKTKFVAFASISNTVSANNNICEVVKKIREINKNIIILIDVAQSISYYKTDVKEWDVDFICFSAHKMYGPWGLGIMYGREKLLGIIDPIVIGGGSIYENSMLDYELAKSPEKFEAGTQNMAAIYAYSEVFEFYKKFSIKEICVSIYNLKKYFIEKIKINKLQDSYNFFGLDNDGPIILIDTKEVNPHDFIQYLHKKYNIIARSGNHCALNSKIITHIERPTIRISFGPYNLKSEIDVLIKALINKEDWKEYII; this is translated from the coding sequence ATGAAAAAAAATATAAGAGAATATTTTTCATTTTTTAATGAAAACCCCAACAGTATCTACCTGGATAGTGCGGCAACCGGCTTAAAACTAAAGAGCGTTTGTGATAAGGAATATTTTTTCAATAAAAGAGTAAATTCTTCCTCACACTCAATCCATCATACCAATGGTTTAATAGCTATGGAGGGTATCAATAAAACAAGAAAAATGGTGAAGGAATTTATTAATGCAGATTTAAATAATGAAATTATTTTTACAAGTGGTGCAACATTCGGCTTAAATACAGTTATTTTTGGAATTTGTGAGAGACTTGAACCCGGGGATGAAATATGCACAACATTATTAGAACACTCTTCACTAATAATACCTTTATTAAAATCCAAAAATAAGTATAACCTTAAACTTAATTATTTTGAACTTAATGATAAGGGAATGATTGATATTGAGAAAATCCATATGTATATTAATATGAAAACTAAATTCGTTGCTTTTGCATCAATTTCAAATACCGTCTCAGCAAACAATAATATTTGTGAAGTAGTAAAAAAAATAAGAGAAATTAATAAAAATATTATTATCTTAATAGATGTCGCACAATCTATTTCATATTATAAAACAGATGTAAAAGAATGGGATGTAGATTTTATTTGTTTTTCAGCTCATAAGATGTATGGCCCTTGAGGACTTGGAATAATGTATGGAAGAGAAAAACTTTTAGGCATAATTGACCCAATAGTAATTGGAGGTGGGTCAATTTATGAAAATTCAATGCTTGATTATGAACTTGCCAAATCGCCAGAAAAATTTGAAGCAGGCACACAAAACATGGCGGCAATTTATGCATATAGTGAGGTATTTGAATTTTATAAAAAATTTTCAATTAAAGAAATATGTGTTTCTATCTATAATTTAAAAAAATATTTTATTGAAAAAATAAAAATAAATAAACTTCAGGATAGTTATAATTTTTTTGGACTTGATAATGACGGTCCTATTATTTTAATTGATACTAAGGAAGTCAATCCTCATGATTTTATTCAGTATCTTCATAAAAAATATAATATAATTGCAAGAAGTGGAAATCATTGTGCATTAAATTCAAAAATAATCACTCACATTGAAAGGCCAACAATTAGAATTAGTTTTGGACCATATAACCTTAAAAGCGAGATTGATGTATTGATTAAAGCGCTTATTAATAAAGAGGATTGAAAAGAATATATTATATAA
- a CDS encoding iron-sulfur cluster assembly scaffold protein, translated as MNITDEQKMEFRNIIIDHFSNPIKKGIFKEKKDIYSARQKSSICADDIYVQLKIINDKIIDGRFDGSGCAFSVTAADILISNICGKRLKEAYDYLKNYNEMCIGNDFEVTEDDEIRIFQTVRVEINRVNCVLLAAEGIRHILVEKGNF; from the coding sequence ATGAATATAACTGATGAGCAAAAAATGGAATTTAGAAATATTATTATTGATCATTTTTCAAATCCAATAAAAAAAGGTATTTTTAAAGAAAAAAAAGATATTTACTCCGCTAGACAAAAATCTTCAATATGTGCTGATGATATCTATGTCCAATTAAAAATTATAAATGATAAAATTATAGATGGAAGATTTGATGGTAGTGGTTGTGCATTTTCTGTAACAGCTGCAGATATTTTAATATCAAATATATGTGGTAAAAGATTAAAGGAAGCATATGATTATTTAAAAAATTATAATGAAATGTGTATCGGGAATGATTTTGAAGTTACAGAAGATGATGAAATAAGAATATTTCAAACTGTACGTGTTGAGATAAATAGGGTTAATTGTGTATTATTGGCAGCTGAGGGTATTAGACATATATTGGTAGAGAAAGGTAATTTTTAA
- the sufB gene encoding Fe-S cluster assembly protein SufB, protein MKKLKQEKDIQKITQYNYGFNEGERSIIKTDIGLNEKTVSTISDIKNEPQWMREFRLKSYKIFKDMPQPSFGPDLNFINFDEYYYYSSGSDKTENDWDNVPDNIKKTFDRLGIPEAEKKFFMGINAQWDSTPVYENLATELSEIGVIFTDCDTALKKYPDLFRKYFSKLVKPDDNKYAALNSTVWSGGTFIYVPKGVVVKKPLQAYFRINYKQVGQFERTLIVLEDDAELHYIEGCTAPSYSKNNLHAAIVEIFVGKRSKMRYTTVQNWSDNVLNLVTKRSLIEEDGFMEWIDGNIGSKVNMKYPSCILKGDRAQGNTISIAVAKKGVYQDAGSKMIHLGRETKSKIVSKSITLQGGTANYRGLAFIGKDAINSKARVECDTLILDNDSHTDTIPKNMVHNNQSQIEHEATVSKVSEEQLFYLMSRGLTEQQALEMIVMGFIEPFTKELPLEYAVELNKLIKMDMEGSVG, encoded by the coding sequence ATGAAAAAATTAAAACAAGAAAAAGATATACAAAAAATAACACAATATAATTATGGGTTCAATGAGGGAGAAAGAAGTATAATAAAAACAGATATTGGTCTAAATGAAAAAACTGTTAGTACAATTTCTGATATAAAGAATGAACCTCAATGAATGCGAGAATTTAGATTAAAAAGCTATAAAATATTTAAGGATATGCCCCAACCAAGTTTTGGTCCAGATTTAAATTTTATTAATTTTGATGAATATTATTATTATTCTTCTGGTTCTGATAAAACTGAAAATGACTGAGACAATGTACCAGATAATATAAAAAAAACATTCGATAGATTGGGAATACCAGAAGCTGAAAAAAAATTTTTTATGGGTATTAATGCACAATGAGACTCTACCCCTGTTTACGAAAATCTCGCAACAGAATTGTCTGAAATTGGTGTCATATTTACCGATTGTGACACAGCGTTAAAAAAATATCCCGACCTTTTTAGAAAATATTTTTCCAAATTAGTAAAACCTGATGATAATAAGTATGCTGCCTTAAATTCTACCGTTTGGTCCGGTGGGACTTTCATTTATGTTCCTAAAGGTGTAGTTGTAAAAAAACCACTTCAAGCATATTTTAGAATTAATTATAAACAAGTTGGTCAATTTGAAAGAACATTAATAGTCTTAGAAGATGATGCAGAGTTACATTATATTGAGGGATGTACAGCTCCATCATATTCAAAAAACAATTTACACGCAGCTATTGTAGAAATTTTTGTTGGTAAAAGATCAAAAATGAGATATACAACAGTTCAAAATTGAAGTGATAATGTTTTAAATTTGGTCACTAAAAGAAGTCTCATCGAGGAAGATGGTTTTATGGAATGAATAGATGGAAACATAGGTTCAAAAGTAAATATGAAATACCCAAGTTGCATTCTTAAAGGAGACAGAGCTCAAGGAAATACTATTTCAATTGCAGTAGCAAAAAAAGGTGTGTATCAAGATGCTGGAAGTAAAATGATTCATCTTGGAAGAGAAACAAAATCTAAAATTGTTTCAAAATCTATAACATTACAAGGTGGAACAGCAAATTACAGAGGGCTTGCTTTCATAGGGAAAGATGCTATTAATTCAAAAGCAAGAGTTGAATGTGACACATTAATATTGGATAACGATTCACATACAGACACAATTCCCAAAAATATGGTACATAATAATCAAAGTCAAATAGAACATGAGGCAACTGTTTCTAAGGTAAGTGAAGAACAATTGTTTTATCTTATGAGTAGAGGATTAACTGAGCAACAAGCGTTGGAGATGATTGTGATGGGATTTATTGAGCCATTTACAAAAGAGTTGCCCCTTGAATATGCTGTTGAATTAAATAAACTAATTAAAATGGATATGGAGGGTTCTGTTGGTTAG